The Chitinivibrionales bacterium genome has a window encoding:
- a CDS encoding GAF domain-containing protein yields MEPALLNHPNNSRQIAFQDLAFQLMSWFVKSNDIYTAVGMCLRRTGEISKAGRAYVFLFRDGGLIMDNAYEWCAEGVMPEKENLQGLETSMFPWWMARLRAGEHIHITSVADLPDEASAEKAILEPQGIKSLLVLPFNIQGELGGYIGFDNVQDTGAWHDRDFQLLRMSADILGNAFERDKANRELIKAKEAAERAAKSKAEFADYVAHELRSPLTTIVSIVEGLGQMELGDGQKEYVDLIHEAADALSSVINQTLDFSRAQAGRMQLEHLSFDIAEVIRKRLDMYRDAAVKKGIELSMTVDSRIPSPVTGDPHRLGQVFGNLIGNALKFTGSGSITVDAALDFAENDTMTIRFRVSDTGAGIAEEAIPLLFERFSQESASVSRTYGGSGLGLAICKFLVELMGGTIGVESTVGEGTVFTFTAQFGNGSVEGGMDV; encoded by the coding sequence ATGGAGCCGGCTTTATTAAATCATCCCAACAATTCCCGGCAGATCGCCTTTCAGGACCTTGCATTTCAGCTCATGTCATGGTTTGTGAAATCCAACGATATCTACACTGCTGTCGGCATGTGCCTTCGGCGCACAGGAGAGATCAGCAAGGCCGGGCGTGCCTATGTCTTTCTTTTTCGAGACGGCGGCCTCATAATGGACAATGCCTATGAGTGGTGTGCAGAAGGGGTAATGCCCGAAAAGGAAAATCTCCAGGGGCTCGAAACCTCCATGTTTCCCTGGTGGATGGCCCGTCTTCGGGCAGGCGAGCATATTCATATCACGTCGGTAGCGGACCTTCCCGATGAAGCCTCGGCGGAGAAGGCGATTCTGGAGCCGCAGGGAATAAAATCCCTTCTGGTGCTCCCATTCAACATTCAGGGTGAACTGGGCGGATATATCGGTTTCGATAATGTACAGGATACCGGCGCCTGGCACGATCGTGATTTTCAGCTTCTGAGGATGTCGGCTGATATTTTGGGTAATGCCTTTGAGCGGGACAAGGCCAATCGTGAGCTTATAAAGGCTAAGGAAGCTGCCGAACGGGCAGCGAAAAGTAAGGCGGAATTTGCCGACTATGTAGCTCATGAACTGCGATCCCCGCTTACAACTATTGTTTCCATAGTGGAAGGGCTCGGTCAAATGGAACTCGGTGATGGACAGAAAGAATATGTCGATCTCATTCATGAAGCAGCCGATGCACTTTCTTCCGTCATCAATCAAACGCTCGATTTCTCCCGTGCTCAGGCGGGCCGGATGCAACTGGAACATCTTTCTTTTGATATTGCAGAAGTCATACGGAAGCGGTTGGATATGTACCGGGATGCTGCTGTAAAGAAAGGAATCGAATTGAGCATGACGGTCGATTCGCGGATACCCTCGCCGGTAACAGGAGATCCCCACAGGCTCGGTCAGGTATTCGGTAACCTTATCGGCAATGCACTCAAATTTACCGGTTCGGGGTCCATAACGGTGGATGCTGCACTCGATTTTGCTGAAAATGATACGATGACGATTCGGTTCAGGGTGTCAGATACGGGAGCAGGCATTGCTGAAGAAGCGATACCACTGTTATTCGAGCGGTTTTCCCAGGAAAGTGCGTCGGTTTCCCGTACCTACGGCGGATCGGGACTTGGACTGGCCATATGCAAATTCCTGGTCGAGCTTATGGGCGGAACGATCGGCGTGGAGTCGACTGTCGGCGAGGGGACTGTGTTCACTTTTACCGCACAATTCGGGAACGGTTCAGTCGAAGGAGGGATGGATGTTTGA